The following coding sequences are from one Microbispora sp. ZYX-F-249 window:
- a CDS encoding ABC transporter substrate-binding protein, whose protein sequence is MSSASRLSVLGLSALLLLVACGTIPDEAVTDAAPAAAAGVLKINTSPEQDRFRAAKVEAIAAQVPAAIRAKGEFLVGTTTFDPPLSFLADDNVTPIGVEEDIASLVADVLGLKPRFEATSWENLFLAVRSGKYAAGFSNITVTEERKDIYDFATYRLDQLAWEVPEDSTITSIAKPSDVAGLSVAVGSGTNQEKILLGWDKQNRTAGLKPAQIQYYKQPADTYLALKSGRIQAYFAPNPTSAYHAAVSGDTKIVGTYSGAGPSLQGLIAAMTQKGSGLAKPISEALNALIKDGAYGKVLARWGLSNEAVPESLVNPPGLPREQ, encoded by the coding sequence ATGTCATCCGCATCCCGGTTGTCCGTGCTCGGCTTGTCCGCCCTGCTGCTGCTCGTCGCCTGCGGCACGATCCCCGATGAGGCCGTGACCGACGCCGCCCCCGCGGCCGCGGCCGGCGTACTGAAGATCAACACGAGTCCGGAGCAGGACCGGTTCCGGGCCGCGAAGGTCGAGGCGATCGCCGCACAGGTCCCCGCCGCGATCCGGGCCAAGGGGGAGTTCCTGGTCGGCACCACCACGTTCGACCCGCCGTTGTCGTTCCTCGCCGACGACAACGTCACCCCGATCGGGGTGGAGGAGGACATCGCCTCCCTCGTCGCCGACGTGCTCGGCCTCAAGCCGCGCTTCGAGGCCACCTCGTGGGAGAACCTGTTCCTCGCCGTGCGGTCCGGCAAGTACGCCGCCGGCTTCTCCAACATCACGGTCACCGAGGAGCGCAAGGACATCTACGACTTCGCCACCTACCGCCTGGACCAGCTGGCCTGGGAGGTGCCGGAGGACAGCACGATCACCTCGATCGCCAAGCCGTCCGACGTCGCCGGCCTCAGCGTTGCCGTGGGCTCGGGCACCAACCAGGAGAAGATCCTGCTGGGCTGGGACAAGCAGAACCGCACCGCCGGGCTGAAGCCCGCCCAGATCCAGTACTACAAGCAGCCGGCCGACACCTACCTCGCGCTGAAGTCCGGCCGGATCCAGGCGTACTTCGCCCCCAATCCCACCTCCGCGTACCACGCCGCGGTGAGCGGCGACACGAAGATCGTCGGTACCTACTCCGGCGCCGGCCCGTCGCTCCAGGGGCTCATCGCCGCGATGACGCAGAAGGGCAGCGGGCTGGCCAAACCGATCAGCGAGGCCCTCAACGCCCTCATCAAGGACGGCGCCTACGGCAAGGTCCTCGCCCGGTGGGGTCTGTCCAACGAGGCCGTCCCCGAATCCCTGGTCAATCCGCCCGGCCTGCCCCGCGAGCAGTAG
- a CDS encoding amino acid ABC transporter ATP-binding protein, whose protein sequence is MSTPMVDVRGVHKSYGPLEVLRGVDLRVRPGEVTVVIGPSGSGKSTLLRSINHLEKIDRGYVTIDGEFIGYRRSGDRLYELRERDILRQRTHIGFVFQNFNLFPHLTVRQNVTEAPVSAQGRPRDEAEALAAELLEQVGLSDKAGAYPRQLSGGQQQRVAIARALALRPKVVLFDEPTSALDPELVGEVLEVMKALARSGTTMIVVTHEIGFAREVADTVVFMDAGRIVEQGPPPQVLDRPRHDRTRAFLSKVL, encoded by the coding sequence ATGAGCACGCCCATGGTCGACGTGCGCGGCGTCCACAAGAGCTACGGCCCGCTGGAGGTCCTGCGCGGGGTGGACCTGCGGGTCCGGCCCGGCGAGGTGACGGTCGTCATCGGTCCTTCCGGGTCGGGCAAGTCGACGCTGCTGCGCAGCATCAACCACCTCGAGAAGATCGACCGCGGATACGTCACCATCGACGGCGAGTTCATCGGCTACCGGCGCTCCGGAGACCGTCTGTACGAGCTGCGGGAACGCGACATCCTGCGCCAGCGGACCCACATCGGCTTCGTCTTCCAGAACTTCAACCTCTTCCCCCACCTCACCGTCCGGCAGAACGTGACCGAGGCCCCGGTCTCGGCCCAGGGCCGCCCCCGCGACGAGGCCGAGGCGCTGGCGGCCGAGCTGCTCGAGCAGGTGGGCCTGTCCGACAAGGCCGGCGCCTACCCGCGGCAGCTGTCCGGGGGACAGCAGCAACGCGTCGCGATCGCTCGGGCCCTGGCGCTGCGGCCCAAGGTCGTGCTGTTCGACGAGCCCACCTCGGCACTCGACCCGGAGCTGGTGGGAGAGGTGCTGGAAGTCATGAAGGCGCTCGCCCGCAGCGGCACCACCATGATCGTCGTGACCCACGAGATCGGCTTCGCGCGCGAGGTCGCCGACACCGTGGTCTTCATGGACGCCGGCCGGATCGTCGAGCAGGGCCCGCCCCCGCAGGTGCTCGACCGGCCGAGGCACGACCGTACCCGCGCCTTCCTCAGCAAGGTGCTCTGA
- a CDS encoding amino acid ABC transporter permease has protein sequence MTAPAVIEEETAESAGSLAVVKARHPGRWLAGAAVAVLLAMAVNALITNPAWDWPVVGAYLFHPSVLHAVLFTVELTALGIVLGFLLGTVLALMRLSRVPLLASVAWGYVWLFRSVPLILQLLFWYNLAALYKRISFGVPFGPAFFSVDSMELIGPVTAAALGLALHQAAYAAEIVRGGFLSVEPGQLEAAAALGIPRARQILRIRLPQAMRSIVPAAGNEIIGLVKGTSVVYIMALPELFYQVQVIYNRNGRVIAMLLVAAIWYLVLTTVLSAAQYYVERRFGRGLARTLPPTPVQRVRRILTVRRAARRRRLAASGGGQR, from the coding sequence ATGACCGCCCCCGCCGTGATCGAGGAGGAGACGGCGGAGTCCGCCGGCTCCCTGGCCGTCGTCAAGGCGCGTCACCCGGGACGCTGGCTCGCCGGCGCCGCGGTGGCGGTGCTCCTGGCGATGGCGGTCAACGCGTTGATCACCAACCCGGCCTGGGACTGGCCGGTCGTCGGCGCGTACCTGTTCCATCCCTCGGTGCTGCACGCGGTGCTGTTCACCGTCGAGCTGACCGCGCTCGGCATCGTGCTCGGCTTCCTGCTGGGAACCGTGCTCGCGCTGATGCGGCTGTCCCGCGTGCCGCTGCTCGCGTCGGTGGCCTGGGGTTACGTGTGGCTGTTCCGCTCGGTGCCGCTCATCTTGCAGCTGCTGTTCTGGTACAACCTCGCCGCGCTGTACAAGCGGATCTCGTTCGGCGTGCCGTTCGGGCCCGCGTTCTTCTCCGTCGACTCGATGGAGCTGATCGGACCGGTGACGGCGGCCGCGCTCGGCCTGGCGCTGCACCAGGCGGCGTACGCCGCGGAGATCGTGCGCGGGGGCTTCCTGTCGGTGGAACCGGGCCAGCTGGAGGCGGCCGCCGCGCTCGGCATCCCGAGGGCCAGGCAGATCCTGCGGATCCGGCTTCCGCAGGCCATGCGGTCGATCGTCCCGGCCGCAGGCAACGAGATCATCGGCCTGGTCAAGGGCACCTCGGTCGTCTACATCATGGCGCTGCCCGAGCTGTTCTACCAGGTGCAGGTGATCTACAACCGCAACGGCCGGGTGATCGCGATGCTGCTGGTGGCCGCGATCTGGTACCTCGTCCTCACCACGGTCCTGTCGGCCGCGCAGTACTACGTGGAACGCAGGTTCGGCCGGGGCCTCGCGCGGACCCTGCCCCCCACGCCGGTGCAGCGGGTGCGCCGGATCCTCACCGTACGGCGGGCCGCCCGGCGCCGGCGCCTGGCCGCGAGCGGAGGCGGACAGCGATGA
- a CDS encoding GNAT family N-acetyltransferase, translated as MSDRHLLDNPVWASLTGPHAGFAERHGNALRYPDDVSPFFALPGEPGPADWDDLAALAGPGAVVPVTGGALAPPDGWEVVARGAGVQLTGDDVIPAPDEEAVRLGPADVPEMLDLVARTQPGPFRPRTVEMGTYLGIRRGGALVAMAGERLHPPGWTEISAVCTDPAHRRRGLASRLVLAVAAGIRARGETPFLHAAASNTSAIRVYEGLGFRLRRRTTFATVRVPADVPVA; from the coding sequence GTGAGCGACCGGCACCTGCTGGACAACCCCGTGTGGGCGTCGCTCACCGGGCCGCACGCGGGCTTCGCCGAACGGCACGGCAACGCGCTGCGCTACCCGGACGACGTCTCACCGTTCTTCGCGCTGCCCGGCGAGCCCGGCCCCGCGGACTGGGACGACCTCGCCGCCCTCGCCGGGCCCGGCGCGGTCGTCCCGGTCACCGGCGGCGCCCTCGCACCGCCGGACGGGTGGGAGGTGGTGGCGCGGGGCGCGGGCGTGCAGCTGACCGGCGACGACGTGATCCCGGCGCCGGACGAGGAGGCGGTCCGCCTGGGGCCGGCGGACGTGCCGGAGATGCTGGACCTCGTCGCGCGCACCCAGCCGGGCCCGTTCCGGCCGCGCACCGTCGAGATGGGCACCTACCTGGGCATCCGCCGTGGCGGCGCGCTGGTCGCGATGGCCGGGGAGCGGCTGCACCCGCCCGGATGGACGGAGATCAGCGCGGTCTGCACCGATCCGGCCCACCGCCGCCGGGGTCTGGCGTCGCGGCTCGTGCTGGCGGTCGCCGCCGGCATCCGCGCCCGCGGCGAGACCCCGTTCCTGCACGCCGCCGCGAGCAACACGTCCGCGATCCGGGTGTACGAGGGCCTCGGCTTCCGCCTCCGCCGCCGGACGACGTTCGCCACCGTCCGCGTGCCCGCCGACGTACCGGTCGCCTGA
- a CDS encoding NtaA/DmoA family FMN-dependent monooxygenase (This protein belongs to a clade of FMN-dependent monooxygenases, within a broader family of flavin-dependent oxidoreductases, the luciferase-like monooxygenase (LMM) family, some of whose members use coenzyme F420 rather than FMN.), whose product MTKQIHLAAHFPGVNNTTVWSDPASGSQIDFDSFRHLAQTAERGKFDFFFLAEGLRLREAKGRIHDLDVVGRPESLTVLSALAAVTTHLGLAATVNSTFNEPYEVARRLATLDHLSGGRAAWNVVTSFDAFTGENFRRGGFLAEADRYTRAKEFLRTARELWDSWAPDAVAADRESGRFLRPGGVVPFRHRDRHFDIEGLFTTPRGPQGHPVIIQAGDSDEGREFAASSADVIFSRHSKLEEGRAFYRDVKGRLAAHGRRPEDLKILPAVTYVLGDTEAEARERAVEIRRAQVGPQTAIYFLEAVWGRDLSGYDPDGPLPDIEPNLDEGVTKGHAAFRRDRGEVVAKWRALAEEKNLSIRELAIEVSAPQTFIGTPRAVADEIDHFVQTDAADGFIFVPHLTPGGLDDLVDKVVPLLQEKGVFRADYTGPTLRDHLGLSPRTPNRTETPHPTETPNRTEEI is encoded by the coding sequence GTGACCAAGCAGATCCATCTCGCCGCGCACTTCCCCGGCGTGAACAACACGACGGTCTGGTCCGACCCCGCGTCGGGCAGCCAGATCGACTTCGACTCGTTCCGCCACCTGGCCCAGACGGCCGAGCGCGGGAAGTTCGACTTCTTCTTCCTGGCCGAAGGACTGCGGCTCCGCGAGGCGAAGGGCCGCATCCACGACCTGGACGTGGTGGGACGCCCGGAGTCGCTCACGGTCCTGTCCGCCCTGGCCGCCGTCACCACCCACCTGGGGCTCGCCGCGACGGTCAACTCCACCTTCAACGAACCGTACGAGGTGGCGCGGCGGCTCGCCACGCTCGACCACCTGAGCGGCGGCCGGGCCGCGTGGAACGTGGTGACCAGCTTCGACGCCTTCACCGGGGAGAACTTCCGCCGGGGCGGCTTCCTGGCCGAGGCCGACCGCTACACCAGGGCGAAGGAGTTCCTGCGGACCGCCAGGGAGCTGTGGGACTCCTGGGCGCCCGACGCGGTGGCCGCGGACCGGGAGTCGGGGCGGTTCCTGCGGCCCGGCGGCGTCGTGCCCTTCCGGCACCGGGACCGGCACTTCGACATCGAGGGACTGTTCACCACGCCGCGAGGCCCGCAGGGCCACCCGGTCATCATCCAGGCCGGCGACTCCGACGAGGGCCGGGAGTTCGCCGCGTCGTCGGCTGACGTGATCTTTAGCAGGCACAGCAAGCTGGAGGAGGGCCGCGCCTTCTACCGGGACGTCAAGGGCAGGCTCGCCGCCCACGGACGGCGGCCCGAGGACCTCAAGATCCTCCCCGCGGTGACGTACGTGCTCGGCGACACCGAGGCCGAGGCCCGGGAACGGGCCGTCGAGATCCGGCGCGCGCAGGTCGGCCCGCAGACCGCGATCTACTTCCTGGAGGCCGTGTGGGGCCGCGACCTGTCGGGATACGACCCCGACGGCCCGCTGCCCGACATCGAGCCGAACCTGGACGAGGGCGTCACCAAGGGACACGCGGCGTTCCGCCGCGACCGGGGTGAGGTGGTGGCCAAGTGGCGCGCCCTCGCCGAGGAGAAGAACCTGTCGATCCGCGAGCTCGCCATCGAGGTCTCCGCGCCGCAGACCTTCATCGGCACGCCGCGCGCGGTGGCCGACGAGATCGACCACTTCGTGCAGACCGACGCGGCCGACGGCTTCATCTTCGTGCCGCACCTGACTCCCGGCGGTCTCGACGACCTGGTCGACAAGGTGGTTCCCCTGCTGCAGGAGAAGGGCGTGTTCCGGGCCGACTACACCGGGCCCACGCTCCGCGACCACCTCGGCCTCTCCCCCCGCACCCCGAACCGCACCGAGACTCCGCACCCCACCGAGACTCCGAACCGCACCGAGGAGATCTGA
- a CDS encoding LLM class flavin-dependent oxidoreductase has protein sequence MTLHLAVALDGAGWHPAAWRAEDAQPDRLFTPGYWADLVAEAERGLLDFVTFEDALGLQSSLLNEPDERLDQVRGRLDAVLIASRVAPLTSRIGLVPTTSTTHTEPFHVAIGIASLDHISRGRAGWRPQISARPDQVAHFGRRAPFPPQDYSPDRDPAFRRHVRDLFAEAADVVEVVRRLWDSWEDDAEIRDVATGRFIDRDKLHYIDFQGDRFSVKGPSITPRSPQGQPLVTSLAHDTVPYEFTAQGSDVVYVTPRDREDATAIVERVRAAEAAVGRTEPPLRILADLVVFLDARDAAGRKTRLDDLDGAELESDARIFTGTPGELAALLLGWRDAGLAGFRLRPGALPHDLAAITRGLVPELQAAGAFRTAYDTGDLRGRLGLARPASRYAKAS, from the coding sequence ATGACGCTGCATCTCGCCGTCGCGCTGGACGGGGCGGGCTGGCACCCGGCCGCGTGGCGGGCCGAGGACGCGCAGCCGGACCGGCTGTTCACCCCCGGCTACTGGGCCGATCTCGTCGCCGAGGCGGAGCGCGGCCTGCTCGACTTCGTCACCTTCGAAGACGCCCTCGGTCTCCAGTCCTCCCTCCTCAACGAGCCCGACGAACGCCTCGACCAGGTGCGCGGGCGGCTCGACGCGGTGCTGATCGCGTCGCGCGTGGCCCCGCTGACCTCGCGGATCGGCCTCGTCCCGACCACGAGCACGACCCACACCGAGCCGTTCCACGTCGCGATCGGCATCGCCTCGCTCGACCACATCAGCCGCGGCAGGGCCGGATGGCGGCCGCAGATCTCCGCCCGCCCCGACCAGGTCGCCCACTTCGGCCGCCGGGCGCCGTTCCCGCCGCAGGACTACTCCCCCGATCGGGATCCCGCCTTCCGCCGGCACGTGCGGGACCTGTTCGCCGAGGCCGCCGACGTGGTCGAGGTGGTCCGCCGGCTGTGGGACAGCTGGGAGGACGACGCCGAGATCCGCGACGTCGCGACCGGCCGTTTCATCGACCGCGACAAGCTGCACTACATCGACTTCCAGGGCGACCGGTTCAGCGTGAAGGGTCCCTCGATCACGCCGCGCTCCCCGCAGGGCCAGCCGCTGGTCACCTCACTCGCCCACGACACGGTGCCGTACGAGTTCACCGCGCAGGGGTCGGACGTCGTGTACGTCACGCCCCGCGACCGCGAGGACGCCACCGCGATCGTCGAGCGCGTGCGGGCGGCGGAGGCGGCCGTCGGGCGCACCGAGCCGCCGCTGCGGATCCTCGCCGACCTGGTGGTCTTCCTCGACGCCCGAGACGCGGCCGGCCGTAAGACGCGGCTGGACGACCTCGACGGCGCCGAGCTCGAGTCGGACGCCCGGATCTTCACCGGCACCCCCGGGGAGCTCGCCGCGCTACTGCTCGGCTGGCGCGACGCGGGGCTGGCCGGGTTCCGCCTCCGGCCGGGCGCGCTGCCCCACGACCTGGCCGCGATCACCCGCGGCCTGGTGCCCGAGCTGCAGGCGGCGGGCGCGTTCCGGACCGCGTACGACACGGGGGACCTGCGCGGACGGCTCGGCCTCGCCCGCCCCGCCAGCCGCTACGCCAAGGCGTCATGA
- a CDS encoding LLM class flavin-dependent oxidoreductase, with protein sequence MKFLAMTLGFHLPHPLTGELKPVTERFREIVAAAVVAEELGFDGFAFGERHERPFLSSAPPVVLSHVAAHTSTIRLFTAVTTLSLLDPVRAFEDYSTLDHLSGGRLELIIGKGNGSAQAQLFHVTDQDQWDRNREGYELFRRLWREDRVTWSGRFRPSLTDAEVLPRPLQRPIRIWHGSATSRESVELAARYGDPLFSANVTNPVEPYAELVAHYRERWEHHGHDPADALVGAGSAGYYATPRSQDAVETYRPIFDARVAFLRKQGLDPVFPTLEDAVERGSLLVGSPQQIIDKVHRYHERLGHEVMHVSAEADGLTGAQHRASLELFQSDIAPVLRKEIPSRPFPTGGPS encoded by the coding sequence GTGAAGTTCCTCGCGATGACACTCGGATTCCATCTGCCCCACCCGCTGACCGGCGAGCTGAAACCGGTCACCGAGCGGTTCCGCGAAATCGTGGCCGCCGCCGTCGTCGCCGAGGAGCTGGGCTTCGACGGGTTCGCCTTCGGCGAGCGGCACGAGCGGCCGTTCCTGTCCTCGGCCCCGCCCGTGGTGCTGAGCCACGTCGCGGCGCACACCAGCACGATCAGGCTGTTCACCGCGGTGACCACGCTGAGCCTGCTCGACCCGGTCCGCGCGTTCGAGGACTACTCGACCCTGGACCACCTGTCCGGCGGACGCCTGGAGCTGATCATCGGCAAGGGCAACGGGTCCGCCCAGGCGCAGCTGTTCCACGTGACCGACCAGGACCAGTGGGACCGCAACCGCGAGGGTTACGAGCTGTTCCGGCGGCTCTGGCGGGAGGACAGGGTGACCTGGTCGGGCCGCTTCCGCCCGTCCCTGACCGACGCCGAGGTGCTCCCCCGGCCGCTGCAGCGGCCCATCCGGATCTGGCACGGGAGCGCCACCAGCAGGGAGTCGGTGGAGCTCGCCGCCCGCTACGGCGATCCCCTGTTCTCGGCGAACGTGACCAACCCCGTCGAACCGTACGCGGAGCTGGTCGCCCACTACCGGGAGCGGTGGGAGCACCACGGCCACGACCCGGCCGACGCCCTGGTCGGGGCGGGCAGCGCCGGCTACTACGCCACCCCGAGGTCGCAGGACGCCGTCGAGACCTACCGGCCGATCTTCGACGCCCGGGTGGCGTTCCTGCGCAAGCAGGGGCTCGACCCGGTCTTCCCCACGCTGGAGGACGCCGTCGAGCGCGGCTCCCTCCTCGTCGGCAGCCCCCAGCAGATCATCGACAAGGTGCACCGCTACCACGAACGGCTGGGCCACGAGGTGATGCACGTGTCGGCGGAGGCCGACGGGCTGACCGGCGCGCAGCACCGGGCGTCGCTCGAACTGTTCCAGAGCGACATCGCCCCCGTCCTGCGCAAGGAGATCCCCAGCAGGCCGTTCCCCACCGGAGGTCCGTCATGA